The genomic window GTAcgacttcttccaaaagtttCTTGTATTCTTCCTCGGGTTCTGGAATATCACCACCCCATCTGTTGCATAATGCTATTCCAACTAGCGCTCTGGATCTGTGAGATAGACCATGACAGCCTGCAATAATACCCGACGTTCCTACACGTAAAGCCGCTGTTGGTTGGAGCTCCTTTGGATATGATGCATGCACGAAAGCAAGATTACAGAGTGCTGGCGCAATCCTTTCATATACGATTTTGGGAATCTCCTTTGTTGGAATAGCTGTTCTCAAGAGCTCTAAATACTTGTACGCAAGTAAGGGAGCATATGGTCTTGTTGCAATGACTAGGGGATCCTGTGCCCTTATCTCCCTTGGTAATATTGAGTATAAAGTACCTTCTCTAACACCACCTTCACAGAAGTGTACGTTCTTAATTTTTGGTAAGGACTCAGTAGCGGCTGACATTAGAAGCCCAACAGCAGGTAATTGCTTGGCCCTTCTATCTGAAACTTTAAATATTTTACGGCCAGAATCACCTGGAACCCGttccttcaaaaataaGTAATCACACATATTAGAGAACTCCTTGAAGCTACATGAAAAACCGTTAATGATTGTTTGAATAGGATATTCTTTAATCTGTGACAAGAGTACATGACCCATACCTCTTAGGCCACCACCACAAGTATATAAATCGAACCCGCCGTTTAATTCTGCCTCATGGTACATctcttttggaatatctATTTTCTCTACTGCTGTCTTATAAGCCTCAACGATTTCCTGGAATAAGTCATGTTTGCTTTCATTTTGTAACCTTCTCGATAACGCACCTGCCCCAAATGGCAGCGAAactggagaagaagattgcGTTATTTCCCCATTGACACACTTTATCCACGAAATTTGTGTACTTCCACCGCCTAAGTCGATATATAGCCCTGAAACAGTGTTGAAAGATGAGATGACGCCATAGGCACCAATTTTCCCTTCGTCTTCCTTTGCAAGAATTTCCACTTCCCAGCCCGTCGACTCATATATGGCATCGATAAATTCTTGGGAGTTTAGAGCTTCTCTTGTCGCTTCAGTAGCAACAACCCTGACACCCGTTTCTGGCACTCCAAAGTCTTCACATATCAATTTGAACCTCTTCATAGCTGCACATACTTCATTGATAACTGATGAAGGAATTGGAGCCTTTTGTAGAGAATTTGCAGCGTATTGCACCTCATATAGCGAGATCCCAACACGATCCTTGAACACACATGGCATTATCCTCGCATGATGTGTGGCTTTAGATGAAATGCTGAATCGAATACCATTAGAACCTATATCAACCACACCGCACAAATTACGAGAAACAACTTCAGTTTCATTATCGCTGTCAGACATCAGAGACATTGTCAACTAATCTACACTATGATGGTCAATCCCTACTATTATAGCTTCTCAATGCTGgggtatttttttatttacaGCGAACGTTCAATGATATTAGTATACCTTCTAAACTGACAGTAcgtacttttttttctcttgatttttaagcttttgaagaaaattggaaaaacagTCATCGGCAAGTATACACGTGACCGGTAACTGTGGTAGCAAATGAGTACTTAATActtaaaaaacaaaacaggCTTTGAACGCGGTTAAATCATCAATCAACCCCTACACAATACATTTACTGCTCGCTTGGAGCGAGTTACAAAGACATTTGTaaattttggaaattcAAACCAAGTCAATGTCAGATCCTAGGAAGTTTAATAGGTCTGAATCTTGGCTTTCAGACGCTGGATTGTTGCAACTGCTGGGCTGTTTTGGAGAGCTTGTGGGGATCACATAAGTGACTTTTTCTGATCGCTTCCGAGGCGTGATAGAGAATTCATTTTCGGACTTTTCAACCCCTGGTAGTACACTCGCAAGTTCTTCAGCGTAAGAGAACTTTTGCGTAATGTTTGATGTGTACTTGGGAATACGATTCTTCATTGGAGTTTGCGGTTGGACGACAAGCTTTGTCGGTATTTCTTTCGGAAAAGATGATTGATCCGACGTAGACGCGGCTTTTTTGACTGTTTTGCGTCTAGTGCTTCCTGGAATACCGTCTCTGCAACATAGGTGCCTACAAGATGTTTTGTCTTTACAGGTGTGATGGCATTTCATATTACCATTCTCTAATACCACCCTGTCATTAATTTCTTCTCGCCCTTGTTTTCTTATATTTAGACCAGTTTCTGTTATCAATGCCAAGagttcttcatcttcgtccTTCTCCGTGTTTTTGCCCTTGTAATCTACCTGATTCTCTTCTACGTTCGAGTTGTCGATTAAATTTGAGGTTTCCATGTCAGTGATGCGACTTGAATTACCTATATCAATCTGATCTAAAAGGGTCATatgtttttcctttgattGATTCTGTTCAGCTGCCCTTAAGTAATATCTCATCTCATGATTTGTTCCGCCAATTTGCTCGCAGGAATATAGAAATTCTACCCACCTCACACTTTTATTCAACGTAACACTGATTCTGAAAGACTTGGGTGTTTTTAATTTACTTATGGATGTTCTTCTAAAATCAATTAAGACACCGGTATCAGTTTTCAACATCACAAGCAGAGATAGTTGTTCTCCATGCCACGAGGAAGATTTAAAATTTGCATTAACGTTTATCTTAAACGAGATATTAACTGACTCGAAagattccttcttctcctctaCGCAATAATCAAGTTCTAGAGAGGGGATCATCTGCAAATCAGATTTTATCCTAGAGCCGTTACCAGGTTTTAAACTAAGATAATACTCTATCTGCTGGTCTGTTAAGTTTGCCATGTCATCAAATGTACTAACACCATGACAGACCAATTTTCTAAGAGAAACTAGTCCGATAGTATTCAATTGTCTGAGGATCATTGGTGTGTCTTCCCATCCTTTTCCTA from Kluyveromyces marxianus DMKU3-1042 DNA, complete genome, chromosome 6 includes these protein-coding regions:
- the RTG2 gene encoding Rtg2p is translated as MSLMSDSDNETEVVSRNLCGVVDIGSNGIRFSISSKATHHARIMPCVFKDRVGISLYEVQYAANSLQKAPIPSSVINEVCAAMKRFKLICEDFGVPETGVRVVATEATREALNSQEFIDAIYESTGWEVEILAKEDEGKIGAYGVISSFNTVSGLYIDLGGGSTQISWIKCVNGEITQSSSPVSLPFGAGALSRRLQNESKHDLFQEIVEAYKTAVEKIDIPKEMYHEAELNGGFDLYTCGGGLRGMGHVLLSQIKEYPIQTIINGFSCSFKEFSNMCDYLFLKERVPGDSGRKIFKVSDRRAKQLPAVGLLMSAATESLPKIKNVHFCEGGVREGTLYSILPREIRAQDPLVIATRPYAPLLAYKYLELLRTAIPTKEIPKIVYERIAPALCNLAFVHASYPKELQPTAALRVGTSGIIAGCHGLSHRSRALVGIALCNRWGGDIPEPEEEYKKLLEEVVLRDGDKLERERTIWWTKYIGTIMYVICGVHPGGNIGDGVFHFSTSEKEELVNETQALSIDENLANGDKPITTSTTNTTGNSNKRVFEVVVKINRNDLKTIASVRQRIITLQKKIRKLSRGSSDKVKINVEFY